A window of Campylobacter magnus genomic DNA:
TCCCTAAGAAAACAAGTTTCTTAGCCGTTCGCACAAAAATCGGCAAGCTCATTTTGTGATTTTAAAAAAGGATTTTTAATGAAAAAAATACTAGAAGATGATTTTGAATTTCGCACAAAAACAATATATTTATCAAAGCAAAAAGCAACTCAGATAAAGCAAAATTTAGAGCCAAATTTTATTTATAATTCTACTCCAAAATTTAGTAGAGCAAATATAAGCTATCCAAAGAATTTTACTGAAAGGGTAAATAAAAATCGTGGCTCATCTGCTAATATAAGAAAAGCAAAATCAAATAGCCAAAAGCACAATGAAAGAAATGAGGAAAAAGAGCCAAAATATTTTTTGCCACTTGAATATAGACAAGAAAATGAAACTTGGGATTGTGGGATAAGCGAACAAGAACTTTTTGAACAAGAACTCCAAAAATACAATGAAATAAAAAAAGGCTACAATGGTAAACGACCAGCCTTTGAAAACTGCAAGTGGGAGATGATAATAAATCTAAACAATACACACGATATGGCAGACTGCCAAAAGGTAGCTAACTATGTAGCAAATAAATTCAACTTTCATAGCACACGCATTGCTATACATAGAGATGAGGGCAGACTAATAGACCTTGATAATGCTGATGATAAAACAAACACTCTTATTCTAACTGGCAAACGCAAGAACTGCTATAAAGATGAAAATTCTAAAAAATACTACTGGGATAAAGAACTAAGCAAAGAAATAAATGTAGGTGTGGTGTATAACTATCACGCTCATTTAAACTTTTTAACTATCAAAGATGCTAAACAAAATATGCGTAGAGCTTACATAAAAAGAGAAGATCTGAGTGAATTACAAACTAAACTGGCTATTATGCTAGATATGCCAAGAGGCGAAATAATCAAAGAAAGTGAGAGAAGTAGCGATAAAAAGCATAGGAGTGGCAGAGAATACGCCAAAGAACAGCACGAACAGCAAGAAACTTTACTAAATCTAAAAGAGCAAAAAGAAATCTTGGAAATTGAAAGAAAAGCAAGTGTGGGAAATAATTACACAAAAGATTATTTTAGAGAGTTAAAACGACTCGCCACAAAAGAGCTAAAAAGCAAAGATGAACTAGAAAAAGAGATTAAAGAGTTAAAAATAAAGCACGATAAGTTTTATTCTAGCAAGGACTACACCAAAGCATTAGAAAATAAAATCATAGAGCTAAATAATGATAAAAACGATCTTTTAGGTATCATCAAGCAGACAAGTGATAACTTTATAGAGTTAGCAGAGCAGGCCAAGCAAGATAGTATAGAAAGGCTAGAAAAAGCAAAACTTATGGAAGAAGAGCTAAAGAAAGAAAAAGAAATGTTGTATGATATGTATTCTACAGCAGATAAGATAATGCGAGATGAAATAGCAAAAGATAGATTTATGACAGATAAGGTAAATGATAGATTTGCCTCTTTGAGCGAATCTACTTTTAGAGATACTTTATATAAATATGCAATTTTACACCCTATAACATCAGAATATGAAAAAAAGAAACTCGAAGAGCAAAAACAAAAAGAGCGCATAGAAAAAGAAAAAGTTGAGGCTCAAAGAGAGGCTGGGCGAGAGCAAAGGAGAGCCGAAAGACTACAAACCCAAAATGACAATTTTGGTTTAGAATTTTTAGAATTTGAAAAATTACTTGGTTCGTATAAAACTCAAAATAAGCCTGAAAGCACTGCTGTCCAAGAACAAAAGCCAAAAAAACACCAAGAAAAAGAGCGTGAGAGATAGTTTTTTATTTGGTGTCAAGTGCAAAGTAAAAATGCACCACTTATGCACACCAAAAATGCACCACTAAAATTTGCATTTAAAGGTAACTTATAAGAAAAATTTACGCAGTAAAATATCTAAATTTATTTATTAAGATAGTTTTTGTAAAATAGTAACACTTTTTTAAAAAATTCAAAAAATATTACAAAAATCATTCAAATGTCTTATTATTTTGTTACAATTGCCGTGAATTTTTTAAATAAGGAAATATTTTGCTGGGTCTTATTATGTTTGGGATTGCTATTCCACTAGCTTTGATTTTTTCTTATTTTTGGGCTGTGATTATATATAGGCTTTTTGGCACGGATAGCAAAAGGGATAAAATCATTAGAGTTATAATCTATATCTTAGTTGCCTTTTTGGTGTTTGGTGGCTGGGGTGTACTTGTGGATATTTGTATATTTTTTTGGATTAGGGATTTTAAGAAAAAAACTAGTTATTATCACGCAAAGCACCTTTTAGGCAAAGTTGCCTTTGGTTTGTCTATCCCTGTGTTTGCGTTTTCTGCGTGGCAGCTAGAAGTGCCACAAAGGCTGGTCTTTAAAATATTTACAACTTTACAACCTTACCCAAAATACGAAATAATGCCACTAGAAGTAAAAAATGACACAAATGCTAGTTTTATTGATAAAGTAAGCTCTTTTAGGCTTAAAAATATGGATAAAAAATTACCTTGTGGACTTATATCTTTTTATTGTAATATACGCAGTATTTATTATAGCGATGAAAATATTAAAGACTTTGAGCTAGTAAAAATATATGGAGCTTATTTTGCTCGCAGCACTCTTTTTAATGCTTTAACCATTTATGATGCCAGTGCTTATGAGTATTATGGAAATAGTGATTTTAATGAAATAAAAAAACTAATCAACAAACAAGGAGAAGACAATGTCGCAAAATGATGTAAAACTAGGTACAGTAAAAAATTCTGCTTTTTTAGCTAATGTAAGCTATGACTCAACTGATAAAATGAAAACTAGGGATTTTGCAAAAGTTGAAAATGATAAAATTACATTAACAAACCCAGCTACAAATTCTAGTTTTGAAGTATATAATCAAGCTGGCAATGATAGCTCAGGATTTAGCGCTACTGTGTTTAAAGACACAAGTACAGGCGAGTATGTAATAGCTTTTCGTGGCACTGAGATAGGTAATGGAAAAATAAGTGCTTAAATTCTAGAATTTAAGGAATTTTAGAATTTGGGTATTTGTGTGTTTTTAAAGTTAGTTTAAATTCTAGAATTTGCTTTAAACTCTAGTTTAAATTAAAACTAAAATGCGGATTTAGTTTTGAAAATTGAAGTTAAATTATAAGGCGGATAAGTGGAAATAATAGGAATGTTAGTAGTGATTTTGATGTATTGGGGAGGCGATATTCTATCATTAGGAATTTATATCTTTGTTGCATGGTTTATTTATAGAAAATTTTTAAAAGCAAAAATCACTAGCAAAGCTATTAAAATTTTAATTATTAGCATTCTTTGCTTATTGCCTTTTTGCGATAGAATAGCAGCAAATATAGAGGGACACTACTACCTCCTTACCACGCCAAAGCCAAAGGATGATATAGAGGTGAAATATCCTTTTAGTTTATATTACAACACTGAGCCTTCAAAATCATTTGAGAAAAAAGTTCTAAATCTCCAGACAGATATCCCTTTAAGCTTAGATGGTAAATTTGCAAATAAAGTATTATTTAATGGCGATGATAATCTTATACATATGTATAGTGGAATAGATGGTAATCTAGATGAAGTTATAAAGCAATGTAAATTAAAAAGAAAAGAAATTGAGGAGCATTTTTCAAAATTGGAGGATAATGCTAAAAACGGCGCAGAAAAAATATTGGCTCGACAAAATACACCTATTTGTAAAATGTTAGAAGAAAAAAGGAAAGCATTAGAGGCTAATTATAAAAGTAGTAAAGAAATTTTTTTTATAAACAATATGCCAAATGTTGATTATACATTCACAAGAGAGCTAAAAGAGCATTTTTTTATATCAGTGTATGATGAAAAAGTGGTGGATAATAAGACAAATGAAATTGTGTTTTTTAGAAGAGAAGTTTTTGCAAAAAATGCTTATTGGTTATTACTACATAATGCTCAGTTTCGTATAAGTGGTGGTCTTTATAATTTTAAAATAGGTTCTAGATATTATATAGATAAATTTAAAAGTATATTTGCTAATCGCAATATACCAATCTATTCTGGAATGTATATCACAATTGATATTTTGCAAAATAAAAAACAAATCAATTCACAAGGAGAAAAAAATGAACAAAACAATTAGTGGAGCATTACTAAAAGAGGTAGCTGGTTTAGCAGATGCTGTTTATGACGATAAGGGAAAAAATTTGTTTATGAATTTAGATAAGCCCCTAGAAATAGATGATTATAAATATAAAATCCTCGACATCTCCGAAGAATCAAACGGCTTTGCTGCTATGCTGGTAAAAAAGACAGGTGGAGATAACTCAAATAATATAGAATACGCAATTGTATTTAGAGGCACAGAGTCTAGTGATGTTAGAGATATTTACACTGATATTAAAATACTAACTAGCAATTCTAACGAACAATATAAAAGCGTAGATAAGTTTGTAATTAAGTCATTAGAAACTATAAAAAATGATCTAAATCTAAGCAGTATAGATGAGGCAAAAAAACACAGCATTGTATTGGGGCATTCACTAGCTGGAAATCACGCACAGATTGCAGCAATAGAACACGATATGAAGGCATATACTGTAAGTGCGTTACCAGCTACTAATATAATAGAGGAGCTAACACTAAGAAATTTACAAAAATTAGGCTCTTTTACCAAAGAAGAAGCGTTTAACGCCTTGCAGGATATAACTCAAAAGGCGAATAAAAATATCGTAAATATCTTAACGGATGACGATCTTTTAATTGGTGGAGCAAAATTGCTAACAAATGGTAATCTAGGGCAAAATGTGATAATAGAAGGTGTTGGGCACAGCATAGAGGCAACAAGAAAAGCAATAGATATAAATAAAGATTATTCCATTGAAGTACAAGACTTATCATTGATAGAAAAAGCAGTTAAGAAATTAAATGACTTTTTAGCTGATGTTTTTGGTTTAAAGACTAATACCTACAAAGACAAGCAATATGTGGATTTCGCAACTGCTTTAAAATACTTTAACGAAGATGGCACTGTAAATTTTGCTCAGTTTTTAGCTGATACCATAAATATCTCACTTTACGACCCTATCGCTCTTGATCTAAACAATAACGGTAAAATCGATACTTTAAGTCTAGAAAACGGCGTATTCTTTGATCACAATGGCGATAAAGTAGCTTTTAAATCAAGCTGGGTAAATAGTAGTGATGGCATTTTAGTAAGAGATATAGATGGTGATGGTAAAATCACTAGCGGAGCAGAATTATTTGGCAACTTCACAAAGCTAAAAAACGGCGAGCTAGCAAAAAATGGCGCAGAGGCTCTAAAAGACCTTGATAGCGATGATAATGGGGTGTTTGATGAAAGTGATAAAGCCTTTAATGAAATTCTAGTTTGGCAAGATTATAACAGCAATGGGAAGGCTGAATCTGGCGAGCTAAAAAGCCTAAGCGAGCACGGCATAAAAAGCATAAATCTAGAATTCCTAGATGATAACACAGCACTAGATAAAGATAATAAGCAAATTCTAGTTGGTAGCTTTGCTATAAATGATAGCGATAATGCACTTGCTAGTGATATTGATTTTAGTGTAAATACGGTTGAAAGAGAAATGGCTGAGAGTGCTGGGCTTATTAAAGGCACCGGCTTTGTAAGAGATTTAGCAGATGCTTTAGTTCTAAGTGCTAATAGCGATAATGCCTTAGTAGATATTTATAATGAGTTTGCAAGCTTAGATGAAAAGCAAAAGCAACTTAAAATATTACCAAAGCTAGTAAATGAGTGGGCTAAAACAAGCAAACACTATAAAAGCATAAATGATGATGAAAGCTTTTTGCAGCAAAATAAAATCAATATAGTAAATATAAGAAGCGATGTATCAACTAGCTATGTAAATAGCTTAAAAAGCAATGATAAAGTAGCAATTAACCAAGAGCTTGAAAATACTAATAATGCTAATATACAATCATTAACCCCAAGCGGATTAAATAAGCTATTAAA
This region includes:
- a CDS encoding alpha/beta hydrolase family protein; the encoded protein is MSQNDVKLGTVKNSAFLANVSYDSTDKMKTRDFAKVENDKITLTNPATNSSFEVYNQAGNDSSGFSATVFKDTSTGEYVIAFRGTEIGNGKISA
- a CDS encoding alpha/beta hydrolase family protein — protein: MNKTISGALLKEVAGLADAVYDDKGKNLFMNLDKPLEIDDYKYKILDISEESNGFAAMLVKKTGGDNSNNIEYAIVFRGTESSDVRDIYTDIKILTSNSNEQYKSVDKFVIKSLETIKNDLNLSSIDEAKKHSIVLGHSLAGNHAQIAAIEHDMKAYTVSALPATNIIEELTLRNLQKLGSFTKEEAFNALQDITQKANKNIVNILTDDDLLIGGAKLLTNGNLGQNVIIEGVGHSIEATRKAIDINKDYSIEVQDLSLIEKAVKKLNDFLADVFGLKTNTYKDKQYVDFATALKYFNEDGTVNFAQFLADTINISLYDPIALDLNNNGKIDTLSLENGVFFDHNGDKVAFKSSWVNSSDGILVRDIDGDGKITSGAELFGNFTKLKNGELAKNGAEALKDLDSDDNGVFDESDKAFNEILVWQDYNSNGKAESGELKSLSEHGIKSINLEFLDDNTALDKDNKQILVGSFAINDSDNALASDIDFSVNTVEREMAESAGLIKGTGFVRDLADALVLSANSDNALVDIYNEFASLDEKQKQLKILPKLVNEWAKTSKHYKSINDDESFLQQNKINIVNIRSDVSTSYVNSLKSNDKVAINQELENTNNANIQSLTPSGLNKLLNQRNIDQDLLKQVLELKDKYSVLQAFSGKDIQTLYYDSNEDLLNIKANITKSYQAILDYTYKSSLMQTRLKEYANDLKLLVDTNMQDDSLKTLIDYSDALNKLENKAKDNLKEAFMDLIEFSDVFDDLSSLKQANDLVSKLINQAIDNNEIYYVLDLLDNNDILVNNLKDVLITKTINNENIYDLDAITSKLNVNIITNKDENNKLQGSNKDDIIISSKTNEDLVGNGGNDVYVFSKDWGKDIVYSYHNNKQSISLRFNDIKLNEIELSTNKNNDLIITDIANSNNEIFIQNALYDGEYKIDKIILEDISLEFEEIKLLAYNKIEQGV